The following are encoded together in the Microterricola viridarii genome:
- a CDS encoding ROK family protein has protein sequence MRIGVDIGGTKTAAIAVADDGSFGEPLRRATGFGAREVLDSAEASVRALAARAGLDVSAFTSIGVGIPGAVDNANGIVSHAVNLGVSELALGRELGERIGVPVRVENDVKAAALGAHRLTTDTLATASLEADRPALDRPTADGVGAASGNPVGGSMAYLNLGTGLAAGIVQQGVLLRGATGTAGEIGHLPIDPAGVLCGCGQVGCLETVASGSAITRMWPSRAEYPALELFELAAAGDARALAVQRTFFEGVAAGVRTLVLTVDVDRVVIGGGLSALGDPLLRGVRGVLADWSSSSPFLASLALSERVRLIPIGFPAAAFGAALVGVK, from the coding sequence GTGAGAATCGGCGTTGACATCGGCGGCACCAAGACGGCTGCCATCGCCGTGGCCGACGACGGCAGCTTCGGCGAACCGCTGCGTCGGGCCACCGGCTTCGGGGCCCGTGAAGTGCTGGACAGCGCCGAGGCCAGCGTGCGTGCCCTCGCGGCCCGGGCCGGCCTCGACGTCTCGGCGTTCACCTCGATCGGCGTCGGCATCCCCGGTGCCGTCGACAACGCGAACGGCATCGTTTCGCACGCCGTGAACCTGGGCGTCTCCGAGCTGGCGCTCGGCCGCGAGCTGGGCGAGCGCATCGGCGTGCCCGTGCGGGTCGAGAACGACGTGAAGGCGGCCGCGCTCGGTGCGCACCGCTTGACCACGGACACCCTGGCGACGGCCAGCCTGGAGGCGGATCGCCCGGCGTTGGACCGGCCAACCGCTGACGGCGTGGGTGCCGCATCCGGCAACCCGGTCGGCGGCAGCATGGCGTACCTCAACCTCGGTACCGGTTTGGCTGCCGGCATCGTGCAACAGGGGGTGCTGCTGCGCGGCGCCACCGGAACCGCCGGAGAGATCGGGCACCTGCCGATCGACCCTGCCGGGGTGCTCTGCGGCTGTGGCCAGGTGGGCTGCTTGGAGACCGTCGCATCCGGTTCGGCCATTACCCGAATGTGGCCGAGCCGGGCCGAGTACCCGGCGTTGGAGCTGTTCGAGCTGGCCGCGGCCGGCGACGCCCGCGCGCTCGCTGTGCAGCGCACATTCTTCGAGGGAGTGGCGGCCGGGGTGCGCACCCTCGTGCTCACCGTCGACGTCGACCGGGTCGTGATCGGCGGCGGATTGAGCGCCCTCGGCGACCCGCTGCTTCGCGGCGTTCGCGGTGTACTGGCAGACTGGTCTTCGAGCTCACCGTTCCTTGCCTCCCTGGCCCTGTCCGAACGCGTGCGGCTCATCCCCATCGGATTTCCTGCCGCAGCCTTCGGCGCGGCATTAGTAGGAGTGAAATAG
- a CDS encoding carbohydrate ABC transporter permease: MSSTVATAPEQATKQDSRVARPRRRVPAPYFLLIPSVVILLIGMGYPLIWQTITSFQEFGLSQQFGQPAPFVGFANYIELAGNPVMWGVVGRSLLFMAVTAIITLAVGLLLAVLMTAVGKVVRLTLQISLLLAWAMPVVAAMTVWIWLFDRRRGVVNYLLDMIPGVEMNRFAWLENPFTFFMVASIIVIWMSVPFVAFSVYAGLTQVSDEVLEAAQLDGASGWQRLRFIIMPMIRPVIAIVLLLQLIWDLRVFTQITMLQDAGSRASEFDLLGTYIYKLGAGSQDFGMASAVSIFVLLLTFAISWYYVRSLLKEDEQS, encoded by the coding sequence ATGAGCTCTACCGTTGCCACCGCGCCGGAGCAGGCCACGAAGCAGGACAGCCGAGTCGCCAGACCCCGGCGCCGCGTCCCCGCACCCTACTTCCTCCTCATCCCATCCGTCGTCATCCTCCTGATCGGCATGGGCTATCCGCTCATCTGGCAGACCATCACCTCCTTCCAGGAGTTCGGCCTGTCGCAGCAGTTCGGCCAGCCCGCGCCCTTCGTCGGCTTCGCGAACTACATCGAACTCGCCGGCAACCCTGTCATGTGGGGCGTGGTCGGCCGTTCGCTGCTGTTCATGGCAGTGACCGCGATCATCACGCTCGCCGTTGGACTGCTGCTCGCAGTGCTGATGACGGCCGTCGGCAAGGTCGTGCGCCTCACCCTGCAGATCTCGCTCCTGCTCGCCTGGGCGATGCCAGTCGTCGCCGCCATGACCGTGTGGATCTGGCTCTTCGACCGCCGCCGCGGCGTCGTCAACTACCTGCTCGACATGATCCCCGGCGTCGAGATGAACCGCTTCGCCTGGCTCGAGAACCCCTTCACCTTCTTCATGGTCGCGAGCATCATCGTGATCTGGATGTCGGTGCCGTTCGTCGCATTCTCCGTCTACGCGGGCCTCACCCAGGTCTCCGACGAGGTGCTCGAGGCCGCCCAGCTCGACGGTGCCAGCGGCTGGCAGCGCCTCCGGTTCATCATCATGCCGATGATCCGCCCGGTCATCGCCATCGTGCTCCTGCTGCAGCTCATCTGGGACCTGCGCGTCTTCACCCAGATCACGATGCTGCAGGACGCCGGCTCCCGAGCCTCTGAGTTCGACCTGCTCGGCACCTACATCTACAAGCTCGGCGCCGGATCGCAGGACTTCGGCATGGCCTCGGCCGTCTCGATCTTCGTGCTCCTGCTCACGTTCGCGATCAGCTGGTACTACGTGCGCAGCCTTCTCAAGGAGGACGAACAGTCATGA
- a CDS encoding carbohydrate ABC transporter permease yields the protein MTTATTPNHTQLLTSGRSGRAAKLRTRQPLRLSRVLYSVLAIVIALGWVFPVYWMINSSLLPNRTLQSFIPTFVPINGSLNNYSNALENGSFFSALGISLSVTLIAVFFCLLFAFLAAVAISRFRFKGRKSFVLAVLIVQMLPAEGLFIAQYKMVASVGLLNSIIGVSVIYTAAVVPFTIWMLRGFVAGIPADLEEAAMVDGLSRTQAFMRITFPLLAPGLVASGVFAFLQAWNEFTVALVLLPAEAMQTLPLWLRGFIQASATRETDWGQVMAASTLVAVPVIVFFLIVQGRMTSGLVAGAVKG from the coding sequence ATGACCACCGCAACCACCCCCAACCACACGCAGCTCCTGACCTCTGGTCGGTCCGGCCGCGCCGCGAAGCTGCGCACCCGTCAGCCGCTGCGTCTGAGCCGCGTGCTCTACTCGGTGCTCGCCATCGTCATCGCCCTCGGCTGGGTCTTCCCGGTCTACTGGATGATCAACTCCTCGCTGCTGCCCAACCGCACGCTGCAGTCCTTCATCCCGACCTTCGTGCCCATCAACGGTTCGCTGAACAACTACTCCAACGCACTGGAGAACGGCTCGTTCTTCTCGGCGCTCGGCATCAGCCTCTCGGTCACCCTCATCGCCGTGTTCTTCTGCCTGCTCTTCGCTTTCCTCGCTGCGGTGGCCATCAGCCGCTTCCGGTTCAAGGGTCGCAAGAGCTTCGTCCTCGCCGTCCTTATCGTGCAGATGCTGCCGGCCGAAGGCCTGTTCATCGCCCAGTACAAGATGGTGGCCAGCGTCGGGCTGCTGAACTCCATCATCGGCGTGAGTGTCATCTACACCGCCGCCGTCGTGCCGTTCACGATCTGGATGCTGCGCGGCTTCGTCGCCGGCATCCCGGCCGACCTCGAAGAGGCAGCCATGGTCGACGGCCTGAGCCGCACCCAGGCGTTCATGCGCATCACCTTCCCGCTGCTGGCCCCCGGGCTCGTCGCATCCGGTGTCTTCGCCTTCCTCCAGGCCTGGAACGAGTTCACGGTGGCCCTCGTGCTGTTGCCGGCCGAGGCGATGCAGACGCTGCCGCTGTGGCTGCGCGGATTCATCCAGGCCAGCGCCACGCGTGAGACGGACTGGGGCCAAGTCATGGCCGCCTCGACGCTCGTCGCGGTGCCCGTCATCGTCTTCTTCCTCATCGTCCAGGGTCGCATGACCAGCGGGCTCGTCGCGGGGGCGGTCAAGGGATGA
- a CDS encoding extracellular solute-binding protein, whose translation MKRRYAALALGTAAALVLAGCSATTGNEGGNTGGTAEGQNITLWLMGGDTPDTLRDYLKTEYKDATGGTLTIEEQGWGDALAKLTTSLPDAANTPDVVEIGNTWSPTFTNVGAFSDVSDLVDELGGDKLIQSFVEVGKVDGANYALPYYFGSRYNFYRKDIWAAAGKTVPTTLAEFDETVKALRTDGQSGFYIGGSDWRNAISWIFANGGELAEKDGDKWTSTLSSENSQKGIAQFAELFKGASLAPATEFDSTPWVNINNNEATGAPEAATIIAPGWAHWSIGDLAADPKDATKTVATWNDDVFGTFVLPGVDGGAAPVFAGGSNIAISAASKNQEGSRELLKIVFSPEYQQLLGENGLGPANLDYASALGDDQFAAALIESAASSKLTPAAPGWAAVEGAALLEEFFGKVSAGGDIKALSAEYDEKITALLN comes from the coding sequence ATGAAGAGAAGGTATGCAGCCCTCGCACTGGGCACCGCAGCGGCACTCGTTCTTGCTGGTTGCAGCGCAACCACCGGCAACGAAGGCGGTAACACCGGCGGTACCGCCGAGGGTCAGAACATCACGCTGTGGCTGATGGGTGGCGACACCCCGGACACGCTCCGTGACTACCTCAAGACCGAGTACAAGGACGCCACCGGCGGCACCCTCACGATCGAGGAGCAGGGCTGGGGCGATGCCCTCGCCAAGCTGACCACCTCGCTGCCTGACGCGGCGAACACCCCCGATGTCGTCGAGATCGGAAACACCTGGTCGCCCACGTTCACCAACGTTGGCGCGTTCAGCGACGTCAGCGACCTGGTCGACGAGCTCGGCGGCGACAAGCTGATCCAGTCCTTCGTCGAGGTCGGCAAGGTCGACGGCGCCAACTACGCGCTGCCGTACTACTTCGGCTCGCGCTACAACTTCTACCGCAAGGACATCTGGGCTGCAGCCGGCAAGACCGTCCCCACGACCCTCGCCGAGTTCGACGAGACCGTGAAGGCGCTCCGCACCGACGGCCAGTCCGGCTTCTACATCGGTGGCTCCGACTGGCGCAACGCCATCTCCTGGATCTTCGCCAACGGTGGAGAGCTCGCGGAGAAGGACGGCGACAAGTGGACCTCCACCCTCTCGTCCGAGAACAGCCAGAAGGGCATCGCCCAGTTCGCCGAGCTGTTCAAGGGTGCGTCGCTCGCACCGGCGACCGAGTTCGACAGCACGCCGTGGGTCAACATCAACAACAACGAGGCGACCGGCGCCCCCGAGGCCGCGACGATCATCGCTCCGGGCTGGGCTCACTGGTCCATCGGTGACCTCGCCGCCGACCCCAAGGACGCAACCAAGACGGTCGCGACCTGGAACGACGACGTGTTCGGCACCTTCGTGCTCCCGGGTGTCGACGGCGGCGCAGCCCCCGTCTTCGCCGGTGGCTCGAACATCGCCATCTCGGCCGCCAGCAAGAACCAGGAAGGCTCGCGCGAGCTGCTGAAGATCGTCTTCTCCCCGGAGTACCAGCAGCTCCTCGGCGAGAACGGCCTCGGCCCGGCCAACCTGGACTACGCATCGGCTCTCGGTGACGACCAGTTCGCCGCTGCACTGATCGAGTCCGCTGCCTCCTCCAAGCTGACCCCCGCCGCTCCCGGCTGGGCAGCTGTCGAGGGTGCCGCACTGCTCGAGGAGTTCTTCGGCAAGGTCTCCGCCGGCGGCGACATCAAGGCGCTCTCCGCTGAGTACGACGAGAAGATCACCGCGCTGCTCAACTAG
- a CDS encoding YrdB family protein, with protein MTDTPETSNPTALATARVTPNDIVRFLLEIVAVVSLAIWGFTQWPMPWPGIAFGIGAPLLAVLLWALFLSPKAVFQVDAFGRALFEIIVMGSVALAWWGMGQPIVAGGFALLATVSGVVNGRRRI; from the coding sequence GTGACCGATACGCCCGAAACTTCGAACCCGACCGCACTCGCGACAGCCCGCGTGACCCCGAACGACATCGTCCGCTTCCTGTTGGAGATCGTCGCCGTCGTCTCGCTGGCGATCTGGGGCTTCACCCAGTGGCCGATGCCGTGGCCCGGCATCGCGTTCGGAATCGGCGCACCGCTTCTCGCCGTGCTGCTCTGGGCGTTGTTCCTCTCACCCAAGGCCGTGTTCCAGGTCGATGCATTCGGCCGCGCCCTGTTCGAGATCATCGTCATGGGCTCCGTCGCCCTCGCCTGGTGGGGCATGGGCCAGCCCATCGTCGCCGGTGGCTTCGCCCTGCTGGCCACGGTCAGCGGCGTGGTCAACGGCCGCCGCCGCATCTAG
- the nagA gene encoding N-acetylglucosamine-6-phosphate deacetylase yields MSTNAVNPNPLSPATIVIHSARLVTGGQITADAWVAFSGERVLTVGSGDGWRELASAETAVTDAGGRWLTPGFVDIHCHGAGGAAFDDGIDGIRAALAVHRAHGTTRSVISFVTNTGPALLGSLRTVAELASIDPLVLGSHLEGPFLDTTYKGAHNEALLRSAAPAELDAMLDAASGTLRQITLAPELPGAQEAIARLVDAGVAVAVGHTAADYDQALAAFNAGASILTHAFNGMRGIHHRAPGPVAAAMHAGGVTLEVINDGTHVHPEVVRMAFNAAPGRIALITDAMAATGSADGDYLLGALAVTVTDGVARLVDGGSIAGSTLTLDDAVRRAVTEVGIGIETAIEAVTAVPARAIGRGDDLGTLAAGFAADALILNDDFTVAAVWANGAQLV; encoded by the coding sequence GTGAGCACTAATGCCGTGAACCCGAATCCCCTCAGCCCCGCAACGATCGTCATCCACTCCGCCCGCCTCGTCACCGGCGGGCAGATCACCGCGGACGCCTGGGTGGCGTTCTCCGGCGAACGCGTGCTCACCGTGGGCAGCGGGGACGGCTGGCGCGAGCTGGCCTCCGCAGAGACCGCGGTCACCGACGCAGGCGGCCGCTGGCTCACCCCCGGCTTCGTCGACATCCACTGCCACGGCGCGGGCGGCGCCGCCTTCGACGACGGCATCGACGGCATCCGCGCCGCGCTCGCCGTGCACCGCGCGCACGGCACCACCCGCTCGGTCATCTCCTTCGTCACCAACACCGGCCCGGCACTGCTCGGCAGCCTGCGCACCGTCGCGGAGTTGGCCTCGATCGACCCGCTGGTGCTCGGCTCACACCTGGAGGGCCCGTTCCTCGACACCACCTACAAGGGCGCGCACAACGAGGCGCTGCTGCGCTCGGCGGCCCCCGCCGAGCTGGATGCGATGCTGGATGCCGCCTCGGGCACCCTCCGCCAGATCACCCTCGCCCCCGAGCTGCCGGGCGCTCAGGAGGCGATCGCCCGCCTGGTCGACGCGGGGGTCGCCGTCGCCGTCGGCCACACCGCCGCCGACTACGACCAGGCCCTCGCGGCCTTCAACGCCGGGGCCAGCATCCTGACTCATGCCTTCAACGGCATGCGCGGCATCCACCACCGCGCCCCCGGCCCCGTCGCCGCCGCCATGCACGCCGGCGGCGTCACGCTCGAGGTCATCAACGACGGCACGCACGTGCACCCCGAAGTCGTGCGGATGGCGTTCAACGCCGCCCCCGGTCGCATCGCGCTCATCACCGATGCCATGGCGGCGACCGGATCGGCCGACGGCGACTACCTCCTCGGCGCCCTCGCGGTGACCGTCACGGATGGCGTCGCCCGGCTCGTCGACGGCGGCTCCATCGCCGGCTCGACGCTCACCCTCGACGACGCGGTGCGCCGCGCGGTCACCGAGGTCGGCATCGGCATCGAGACCGCTATCGAGGCGGTCACGGCCGTCCCCGCCCGCGCCATCGGGCGCGGCGACGACCTCGGCACGCTCGCGGCCGGGTTCGCCGCCGACGCGCTCATCCTGAACGACGACTTCACCGTGGCGGCTGTCTGGGCCAACGGGGCGCAGCTGGTCTGA
- the nagZ gene encoding beta-N-acetylhexosaminidase, whose translation MTLLESDPSTQEALRGRIARTLLPGFVGPTLPDWLEERLRGGLGGVCLFGTNIESMPQLRALTAAIRAANPLAVIAIDEEGGDVTRLYYAVGSPYPGAAVLGRADDLAHTENVGRLVGWELRRTGCTLNFAPSIDINSNPNNPVIGVRSFGADAATVAAHGAAWIRGHQQTGVAVSAKHFPGHGDTAVDSHLALPVIDRSAAELRERELVPFRAAVAAGARTIMSSHILLPQLDAELPATFSRTILQGLLREELGFDGVIVTDALDMKGASGEHGIAEAAVLALAAGCDLLCIGTENTDAQLAEIEETVLAALAAGLIEPERIAEAAGRVIRLAEESLALEASVPVPDAVDPAVDPTLAAARVAATFHVSDDAARWLAAGGSAPSIVRIDTEANIAVGVAPWGPFAALNDEAGSDPLWVGPNVHIVAEGAPALPQLAHRVIVVGKDNHRHDFARAAIDGIRASGSDVLVVDMGWPSDELDYADIATFGASRLLGHALLELLGAPAGERAA comes from the coding sequence ATGACGCTGCTGGAGAGCGATCCGAGCACGCAGGAAGCACTGCGAGGCCGGATCGCCAGAACACTGCTGCCCGGATTCGTGGGCCCGACGCTGCCGGACTGGCTGGAGGAGCGCCTGCGCGGCGGGCTGGGCGGGGTCTGCCTGTTCGGAACCAACATCGAGTCGATGCCGCAACTGCGCGCGCTGACCGCCGCCATCCGCGCGGCCAACCCGCTCGCCGTCATCGCCATCGACGAAGAGGGCGGCGACGTCACCCGGCTGTACTACGCCGTCGGCTCGCCCTACCCGGGCGCAGCGGTGCTCGGCCGCGCCGACGACCTCGCACACACGGAGAACGTGGGCAGGCTGGTCGGCTGGGAGCTGCGCCGGACCGGCTGCACCCTCAACTTCGCCCCCTCCATCGACATCAACTCCAACCCGAACAACCCCGTCATCGGTGTGCGCAGCTTCGGCGCGGACGCCGCCACCGTCGCCGCGCACGGCGCCGCATGGATCCGCGGGCACCAGCAGACCGGTGTGGCCGTCAGCGCCAAGCACTTCCCCGGCCACGGCGACACCGCCGTGGACTCGCACCTCGCACTGCCGGTGATCGACCGCAGTGCCGCCGAACTGCGTGAGCGCGAGCTCGTGCCGTTCCGCGCCGCGGTCGCCGCCGGGGCCCGCACCATCATGAGCTCGCACATCCTGCTGCCGCAGCTGGACGCCGAGCTGCCCGCCACGTTCTCGCGCACAATCCTGCAGGGCCTGCTCCGCGAGGAGCTCGGCTTCGACGGCGTCATCGTCACCGACGCCCTCGACATGAAGGGCGCCAGCGGCGAGCACGGTATCGCCGAGGCGGCCGTGCTGGCCCTCGCGGCCGGTTGCGACCTGCTCTGCATCGGCACCGAGAACACCGACGCACAGCTGGCCGAGATCGAGGAGACCGTGCTGGCCGCCCTGGCCGCCGGGCTCATCGAGCCCGAGCGCATCGCCGAGGCCGCTGGCCGCGTCATCCGCCTGGCCGAGGAATCGCTCGCACTCGAGGCCAGTGTGCCGGTGCCGGATGCCGTCGATCCGGCCGTTGACCCGACGCTCGCCGCGGCGCGCGTCGCCGCGACCTTCCACGTCTCGGACGACGCGGCGCGCTGGCTCGCCGCCGGCGGCTCCGCACCGAGCATTGTTCGGATCGACACCGAGGCGAACATCGCCGTCGGTGTCGCCCCGTGGGGCCCGTTCGCCGCCCTGAACGACGAGGCGGGCAGCGACCCGCTCTGGGTCGGGCCGAACGTACACATCGTCGCGGAGGGCGCCCCTGCGCTCCCGCAGCTTGCCCACCGCGTCATCGTCGTCGGCAAGGACAACCACCGGCACGACTTCGCTCGCGCCGCGATCGACGGCATCCGTGCCAGCGGTTCCGACGTGCTCGTGGTCGACATGGGCTGGCCGTCCGACGAACTCGACTACGCCGATATCGCGACCTTCGGCGCCTCGCGCCTGCTCGGCCACGCCCTGCTCGAACTGCTCGGCGCGCCGGCGGGGGAGCGCGCAGCGTGA
- a CDS encoding MFS transporter encodes MTETSPSRTTPPAFPWVGLLTLAVAVFLSITIEMLPMGLLPDMSAELGASEPEVGLLVSVFAFTVVLSSAPLMALTRRLPRQPLLVGVLVILALSAVLTAIAPSYEFIVATRVLGGAAHGLFWSIVGAYAGHLVPKEQLARAVAITTAGGSLAFVLGVPLGTALGHAFGWRVAFAGIAGLTLLGALLVWRLLPGVQHRHAPADGAEQVSVRRDPTLVGVIVVCVVTGVVMIGQYAVYTYIAPYLIEVLGADAAAVGPLLFGYGIAGALGLLLAGTVLGRHPTRGLLIAFAGVGVGVAALALFSETPALAIAAFLFWGVAFGALPPMLNTRLLHTASARIRDAAAAFYTTAFNLGIGGGALLGAALYATLGLQALPWVFVGILALSFVLVLVTSRRPHVHPH; translated from the coding sequence ATGACTGAAACATCTCCCTCCCGCACGACCCCGCCCGCATTCCCCTGGGTGGGGCTGCTCACCCTGGCCGTCGCCGTGTTCCTCTCGATCACGATCGAGATGCTGCCGATGGGCCTGCTTCCCGACATGAGCGCCGAGCTCGGTGCCAGCGAGCCGGAGGTCGGCCTGCTGGTGAGCGTCTTCGCCTTCACCGTCGTCCTCTCCAGCGCCCCGCTGATGGCCCTGACCCGCCGACTGCCGCGGCAACCGCTGCTCGTCGGGGTACTGGTGATCCTCGCGCTGTCCGCCGTGCTGACGGCCATCGCCCCCAGCTACGAGTTCATCGTGGCCACCCGGGTGCTCGGCGGCGCCGCGCACGGGCTGTTCTGGTCCATCGTCGGCGCCTACGCCGGTCACCTGGTGCCCAAGGAGCAACTGGCACGCGCCGTGGCCATCACCACGGCGGGCGGCTCGCTCGCCTTCGTGCTCGGCGTCCCGCTCGGCACGGCGCTCGGGCACGCCTTCGGCTGGCGCGTGGCGTTCGCCGGAATCGCCGGCCTCACCCTCCTCGGCGCCCTCCTGGTCTGGCGGCTGCTGCCCGGCGTGCAGCACCGGCACGCTCCGGCCGACGGCGCCGAGCAGGTCTCGGTGCGCCGCGACCCGACCCTCGTCGGCGTGATCGTGGTCTGCGTCGTCACCGGCGTCGTCATGATCGGCCAGTACGCGGTCTACACCTACATCGCGCCATACCTGATCGAGGTGCTCGGGGCGGATGCCGCGGCCGTCGGCCCGCTGCTGTTCGGCTACGGCATCGCCGGCGCGCTCGGCCTCCTGCTCGCCGGCACGGTGCTCGGCCGGCACCCGACCCGCGGCCTGCTCATCGCCTTCGCCGGCGTCGGCGTCGGGGTCGCCGCGCTCGCCCTGTTCAGCGAGACGCCAGCGCTCGCCATCGCCGCGTTCCTGTTCTGGGGCGTGGCCTTCGGCGCGCTGCCGCCGATGCTCAACACGCGCCTGTTGCACACGGCATCCGCCCGCATCAGGGACGCCGCAGCGGCGTTCTACACGACGGCGTTCAACCTCGGCATCGGCGGCGGCGCGCTGCTCGGGGCGGCGCTCTACGCCACCCTCGGGCTGCAGGCACTGCCCTGGGTGTTCGTCGGCATCCTGGCGCTCTCCTTCGTGCTCGTGCTGGTCACCTCGAGGCGCCCGCACGTGCACCCGCACTAG
- the nagB gene encoding glucosamine-6-phosphate deaminase yields MAEIVIVQNADAAGELVADAILRLVARTPDAVLGLATGSTPLSSYQALAAKVAAQRVDLGSVRGFALDEYVGIPVEHPESYRSVINREVVQPLGMNPELVHVPNGALDGIQTAGDEYEAAILAAGGIDLQILGIGRTGHVGFNEPGSSLSSLTRTKTLTEQTRIDNARFFDSIDEVPVHCITQGLGTILRARHLVLLAFGEAKADAIAAAVEGPVTASQPGSVIQLHPHATVIVDEAAASKLANIDYYRHVWNTRFDWEEL; encoded by the coding sequence GTGGCTGAAATCGTCATTGTCCAGAACGCGGATGCCGCCGGCGAACTGGTCGCCGACGCGATCCTGCGCCTGGTCGCCCGCACCCCGGACGCCGTGCTCGGGCTGGCAACGGGTTCGACCCCGCTGTCGAGCTACCAGGCGTTGGCGGCCAAGGTCGCCGCGCAGCGCGTGGACCTCGGATCGGTGCGTGGATTCGCGCTCGACGAGTACGTCGGCATCCCGGTCGAGCACCCGGAGAGCTACCGCTCGGTGATCAACCGCGAGGTGGTGCAGCCGCTCGGCATGAACCCGGAGCTCGTGCACGTGCCGAACGGTGCGTTGGACGGCATCCAGACCGCGGGCGACGAGTACGAGGCGGCGATTCTCGCGGCCGGAGGCATCGACCTGCAGATCCTCGGCATCGGCCGCACCGGCCACGTCGGCTTCAACGAGCCCGGCTCGTCGCTGTCGTCGCTGACGCGCACGAAGACGCTCACCGAGCAGACCCGCATCGACAACGCGCGCTTCTTCGACTCCATCGACGAGGTGCCCGTGCACTGCATCACGCAGGGCCTCGGCACGATCCTGCGGGCACGCCACCTGGTGCTGCTGGCCTTCGGCGAGGCCAAGGCCGACGCCATCGCCGCCGCTGTCGAGGGCCCCGTGACGGCCAGCCAGCCCGGATCGGTGATACAGCTGCACCCGCACGCCACGGTCATCGTCGATGAGGCCGCCGCCTCCAAGCTCGCGAACATCGACTATTACCGCCACGTGTGGAACACCCGCTTCGACTGGGAAGAGCTCTAA
- the purU gene encoding formyltetrahydrofolate deformylase codes for MLTLICVDGPGIVHAISGAVVQAGGNITESQQFASNDTGRFFMRLQIETLAARGVLEAALAPVVAHYAMNWRLDVVGRPLRTLVLASTAAHCVNDMLFRQRAGLLPVHIPLVLSNHGSLRDLAGFYGVPFEAHPVTDAASKAAFEQRVLRAVAEHEIELVVLARYMQILSPELCAALEGRAINIHHSFLPGFKGANPYKQAHARGVKLIGATAHFVTSDLDEGPIIEQNVVRVDHSRSPAELVAIGQDEESRTLTQAVKWFAEDRVLLDGARTIIFR; via the coding sequence GTGCTGACGCTCATCTGCGTCGACGGTCCGGGCATCGTGCACGCGATCAGTGGCGCCGTGGTGCAGGCCGGCGGCAACATCACCGAGAGCCAGCAGTTCGCCAGCAACGACACCGGCCGCTTCTTCATGCGGCTGCAGATCGAGACCCTGGCGGCGCGCGGGGTGCTCGAGGCGGCCCTGGCCCCCGTCGTCGCGCACTACGCCATGAACTGGCGCCTGGACGTCGTCGGTCGGCCGCTCCGCACCCTCGTGCTGGCCTCGACAGCGGCGCACTGCGTGAACGACATGCTGTTCCGTCAGCGGGCCGGCCTGCTGCCGGTGCACATCCCTCTCGTGCTCTCCAACCACGGCAGCCTGCGCGACCTGGCCGGCTTCTACGGAGTGCCGTTCGAGGCGCACCCGGTGACGGATGCCGCCAGCAAGGCCGCCTTCGAACAGCGCGTGCTCCGCGCGGTCGCCGAGCACGAGATCGAGCTGGTCGTGCTGGCCCGGTACATGCAGATCCTCTCCCCCGAGCTGTGCGCCGCCCTCGAGGGCCGCGCCATCAACATCCACCACAGCTTCCTGCCCGGCTTCAAGGGCGCGAACCCCTACAAGCAGGCGCACGCCCGCGGCGTCAAGCTGATCGGCGCGACGGCGCACTTCGTCACCAGCGACCTCGACGAGGGGCCGATCATCGAACAGAATGTGGTGCGCGTCGACCACTCCCGCAGCCCGGCCGAACTGGTCGCCATCGGCCAGGACGAGGAGAGCCGCACGCTCACCCAGGCCGTGAAGTGGTTCGCGGAGGATCGGGTGCTGCTGGACGGCGCCCGCACGATCATCTTCCGCTAG